In Ochotona princeps isolate mOchPri1 chromosome 21, mOchPri1.hap1, whole genome shotgun sequence, a single genomic region encodes these proteins:
- the LOC101517057 gene encoding vomeronasal type-1 receptor 48-like yields MDKKNNIFQTIDMRYTYYTEVDIGISASAFLLLFHIFTFFLRRRPKPTDLPIGLLALIHLMMLSVGIKARGSFESQGIWNDFICKTTFYSYRTLRGLSLCTTCLLRVLQAITLSPRSSWLAKFKQTSTHHNLCSLLILCFFCMSISSHLITTIIATPNFTSESLMYVTDHCSIRPMSCLLLRLTVSMLVSMRDVFLLGLMALSSAYMVTLLCRHRRQSRHLHGTSPSPRASPELRATRTILLLLCFFMVMSILDCFISSSRVLLNNSQILYCVHTIVAYSYAAISPSVFISTEKRIITFWKTNWGGGNQCFIVLTDKFSE; encoded by the coding sequence ATGGATAAAAAGAACAACATATTCCAAACCATTGACATGAGATACACCTACTACACTGAAGTCGACATTGGGATCTCAGCCAGtgccttcctcctgctcttccaCATCTTCACATTCTTTCTCCGGCGCAGACCCAAGCCCACAGACCTGCCTATTGGTCTCTTGGCCCTCATCCACCTGATGATGCTATCTGTGGGGATCAAGGCTCGGGGATCGTTTGAATCTCAGGGTATCTGGAATGACTTCATCTGCAAAACAACTTTCTACTCCTACCGGACACTGCGGGGCCTCTCCCTGTGCACCACCTGCCTGCTCAGAGTCCTCCAGGCCATCACCCTCAGCCCCAGGAGCTCCTGGTTGGCCAAGTTCAAACAGACCTCCACACACCACAACCTATGTTCTCTTCTCATCCTGTGTTTCTTCTGTATGTCCATTAGCAGTCAcctcatcaccaccatcattgCCACTCCCAATTTCACCTCAGAGAGTCTAATGTATGTCACTGATCACTGCTCTATCAGGCCCATGAGCTGTCTCCTCCTAAGACTAACAGTTTCCATGTTGGTGTCCATGAGAGATGTCTTCCTCCTGGGGCTCATGGCCCTCTCCAGTGCCTACATGGTGACCCTCCTGTGCAGGCACAGGAGGCAGTCCCGGCATCTTCATGGCACTAGCCCTTCTCCAAGAGCCTCCCCAGAGCTCAGGGCCACCCGCACCATCCTGTTGCTCCTGTGCTTCTTCATGGTCATGTCCATTCTGGACTGCTTTATCTCCTCCTCAAGAGTCCTTTTGAACAATAGCCAAATTCTTTATTGTGTCCACACTATCGTGGCCTACAGCTATGCCGCCATCAGTCCTTCGGTGTTCATCAGTACTGAAAAACGTATAATTACCTTTTGGAAAACCAATTGGGGAGGTGGGAATCAATGTTTCATTGTTCTCACAGATAAGTTCTCTGAATGA